In Acidimicrobiales bacterium, one genomic interval encodes:
- a CDS encoding long-chain fatty acid--CoA ligase: MAEVAMRSTPDITLGSWLAKRAQATPEARALTFEGSTITFGEFAQRIDRFAAGLRARGVSNGDRVGYLGLNHPAFFETMFAAARLGAIFVPLNFRLTGPELSFIINDAGVHTLVVDADHRGLIDSVRSDLPVRAYLAVEGALTDGWRSFEEMVGAHEPIELVEPGDPGGVALIMYTSGTTGRPKGAMLTHGNLWWNNTNVLHMMDVLATDVSLVVAPLFHIGGLNVNTLVTWQKGGEVVLLRSFDPGACLEAIPRYGVSSMFGVPAMFLFMSQHPAFDTTDLTSLRMLICGGAPVPEPLIKLYNGRGIPIQQGYGLTETSPAVSFLGPEYSLAKLGSAGRPPMFVEVRIVDAEGDVIEEPDIRGEICTRGPHIMKGYWNRPDATRDAIDEKGWFHTGDVGYLDADGFLFIADRVKDMVISGGENIYPAEVESALYEHPAIAEVAVIGVPDDRWGEAVAAVVALKPGASLTLDELRDFGGRSLARYKLPSHLHIVEVLPRNPAGKVLKYELREHVKRSRTS; encoded by the coding sequence ATGGCTGAAGTCGCTATGAGATCCACTCCCGACATAACCCTCGGCAGCTGGCTGGCCAAACGGGCTCAGGCCACGCCCGAGGCGCGGGCTCTCACCTTCGAAGGATCCACGATCACGTTTGGTGAGTTCGCTCAGCGGATCGACAGGTTCGCGGCGGGCCTTCGCGCGAGGGGTGTGAGCAACGGGGACCGGGTCGGTTACCTCGGGCTCAATCATCCGGCGTTCTTCGAGACCATGTTCGCCGCGGCTCGTCTCGGTGCGATCTTCGTGCCGTTGAACTTCAGGCTCACCGGCCCGGAGCTGTCGTTCATCATCAACGACGCCGGAGTGCACACTCTCGTGGTCGACGCGGACCACCGCGGGTTGATCGATTCGGTACGTTCGGATTTGCCCGTCCGCGCGTACCTCGCAGTTGAGGGTGCTCTGACGGATGGCTGGAGATCGTTCGAGGAAATGGTCGGCGCGCACGAACCCATCGAGCTTGTCGAGCCCGGCGACCCCGGTGGCGTGGCGCTCATCATGTACACCTCCGGCACGACGGGGAGGCCGAAGGGGGCGATGCTCACCCACGGCAACCTTTGGTGGAACAACACCAACGTCCTTCACATGATGGACGTGCTCGCGACCGACGTGAGCCTCGTCGTGGCGCCCTTGTTCCACATCGGTGGATTGAACGTCAACACGCTGGTCACGTGGCAGAAGGGCGGCGAGGTCGTGCTGCTTCGCAGCTTCGATCCGGGTGCGTGCCTCGAAGCGATACCTCGCTACGGCGTGTCCTCGATGTTCGGCGTCCCCGCGATGTTCCTTTTCATGAGCCAGCATCCCGCGTTCGACACGACGGACCTCACCAGCCTCCGAATGCTGATATGCGGTGGTGCCCCGGTACCCGAACCGCTGATCAAGCTCTACAACGGACGCGGCATACCGATCCAGCAGGGGTACGGGCTAACCGAAACGTCGCCGGCGGTCTCGTTCCTCGGCCCGGAGTACTCACTCGCCAAGCTCGGGTCGGCGGGCCGCCCTCCGATGTTCGTCGAGGTTCGGATCGTCGACGCCGAAGGAGACGTGATCGAGGAGCCCGACATCCGCGGCGAGATCTGCACCCGTGGCCCCCACATCATGAAGGGCTACTGGAACAGGCCGGACGCGACACGAGACGCGATCGACGAGAAGGGCTGGTTCCATACCGGCGACGTGGGCTACCTGGACGCCGACGGATTCCTGTTCATCGCCGATCGGGTAAAGGACATGGTCATCAGCGGGGGCGAGAACATCTACCCGGCGGAAGTGGAGAGTGCGCTTTACGAGCATCCCGCAATCGCGGAGGTGGCCGTCATCGGGGTGCCCGACGATCGATGGGGTGAGGCGGTTGCAGCGGTGGTTGCGTTGAAGCCGGGCGCATCCCTCACGTTGGATGAGCTCCGCGACTTCGGGGGACGGTCCCTGGCCAGGTACAAGCTGCCGAGCCACCTGCACATCGTCGAAGTGCTGCCGCGCAATCCGGCCGGAAAGGTCCTGAAGTACGAGCTTCGCGAACACGTCAAAAGGTCCAGAACCTCCTGA
- a CDS encoding SDR family oxidoreductase, with amino-acid sequence MKTILITGSSTGIGEACALHLDRLGHQVYAGVRRESDGDRLRSQGSDRLTPVIVDVTDQASIEAAAKRVESEVDRLDGLVNNAGVGRGGPIEFLELDEWRDQFEVNVFGQVAVTKAMLPLVRKSAAGRIVFIGSIGGRVSTQSLGPYNASKHAIEAIGDSLRQELHPWGIQVAIVEPGAIRTEIWNKASETVARLEAEYPSDARELYSRHIEGVKKGLEFQIKNAVPPEKVAKAVEHALLSGRPKTRYLVGRDAHLMASMRRLLPDRRLDAVVRRISGP; translated from the coding sequence ATGAAGACGATCCTCATCACCGGCTCCTCCACTGGCATCGGCGAAGCCTGCGCACTACACCTGGACCGGCTGGGACACCAGGTGTACGCGGGTGTTCGGCGTGAGAGCGACGGCGACCGGTTGCGTTCCCAGGGATCGGACCGGCTCACTCCGGTGATCGTGGACGTCACCGACCAGGCCTCGATCGAGGCCGCGGCCAAACGGGTGGAGAGCGAGGTCGACCGCCTGGATGGGCTCGTCAACAACGCCGGCGTAGGGCGCGGAGGACCCATCGAGTTCCTCGAACTCGACGAATGGCGCGACCAGTTCGAGGTGAACGTGTTCGGCCAGGTCGCGGTGACCAAGGCGATGCTGCCCCTGGTGCGGAAGTCCGCGGCGGGCCGGATCGTGTTCATCGGATCGATCGGAGGCAGGGTGTCGACGCAGTCGCTCGGCCCGTACAACGCTTCGAAGCACGCGATAGAGGCGATCGGTGACTCGCTGCGTCAGGAGCTGCATCCCTGGGGTATCCAGGTCGCCATCGTCGAACCGGGTGCGATCAGGACCGAAATATGGAACAAGGCCAGCGAGACCGTCGCACGGTTGGAAGCGGAATACCCGTCCGACGCGCGGGAGCTCTATTCGCGCCACATCGAGGGCGTGAAGAAGGGACTCGAGTTTCAGATCAAGAACGCGGTACCGCCCGAGAAGGTCGCCAAAGCGGTCGAGCACGCACTCCTGTCGGGCCGGCCGAAGACGAGATATCTGGTCGGCCGCGATGCGCATTTGATGGCGTCGATGAGACGCCTTTTGCCGGACCGCAGGCTCGACGCGGTTGTCAGGCGGATCAGCGGTCCCTGA
- a CDS encoding DUF445 domain-containing protein: MAGDRVLTPAEQRRAVLLKRTRGQATGLLIAVTVVFAAATVALAVTGSSGRWLTWIQATAVGSMAGGLADWFAVTALFRRPLGLPIPHTAIVVERKDRFAETLGSFVQESFLSPEAVSERIRAAHAIPRTAAWLANPENADVVAARIASVMRSAAELLRDEDVNEVLDSLVRQRLDQVALAPLAGRAIEELTREDRHEPLLDATLEALGLYLHRHGAELHERLGVYSPWWLPDRLGNRMVGRLLLRTQIVVDEMARDRNHPLRQQLDAGLVKLAQDLQTSQEMRLRGEKLKAELLSQPQVRNFAAAVWRDVKEQIAEQTDDPNSELRSRISGLVVQTGERLQHDPALQRAAERGLDAAARLVLTSYESELVALVSGTIARWDAVETSRRLELLLGPDLQYIRINGTIVGALAGLALHGLASV; this comes from the coding sequence ATGGCCGGCGACCGCGTGCTCACCCCCGCAGAGCAGAGACGGGCGGTGCTTCTCAAACGGACCCGCGGGCAGGCGACCGGCCTTCTCATCGCGGTCACCGTTGTTTTCGCGGCCGCGACCGTCGCGCTGGCCGTCACGGGCTCCTCCGGCCGGTGGCTGACCTGGATCCAGGCGACCGCAGTCGGCTCGATGGCGGGCGGGCTGGCCGACTGGTTCGCGGTGACCGCTCTCTTCCGCCGGCCACTCGGGCTGCCCATCCCGCACACCGCCATCGTCGTGGAGAGGAAGGACCGCTTCGCTGAGACGCTCGGCTCGTTCGTGCAGGAGAGCTTCCTGTCCCCCGAGGCGGTCAGCGAACGGATCCGCGCGGCCCACGCGATACCGCGTACGGCCGCGTGGCTCGCCAACCCGGAGAACGCCGATGTGGTCGCCGCGCGCATTGCAAGCGTCATGCGGAGTGCCGCAGAACTTCTCCGAGACGAGGACGTCAACGAAGTTCTCGACTCGCTGGTCCGCCAGCGCCTCGACCAGGTCGCCCTCGCGCCTCTCGCCGGCCGCGCCATCGAAGAGCTAACCCGCGAGGATCGGCACGAGCCGCTTCTGGACGCGACGCTCGAGGCGTTGGGCCTGTATCTGCACCGGCACGGTGCCGAGCTGCACGAGCGGCTCGGCGTTTATTCTCCGTGGTGGCTCCCCGACCGGCTCGGCAACCGCATGGTGGGACGCCTCCTCCTCCGCACTCAGATTGTCGTGGACGAGATGGCGCGGGACCGAAACCATCCGCTGCGCCAACAGCTCGATGCCGGCCTGGTCAAGCTCGCTCAAGACCTCCAAACGTCGCAGGAGATGCGCTTGCGCGGCGAGAAGCTGAAGGCCGAACTTCTGTCCCAGCCCCAGGTGCGCAACTTCGCCGCGGCGGTTTGGCGAGACGTCAAGGAACAGATCGCCGAGCAGACCGACGACCCGAACTCGGAGCTCCGATCTCGCATATCCGGGCTGGTGGTCCAGACCGGCGAACGCCTGCAACACGACCCCGCGCTACAGCGGGCTGCCGAGCGCGGCCTGGACGCAGCCGCCAGGCTTGTCCTGACGAGCTATGAGAGCGAACTGGTGGCTCTTGTCAGCGGCACCATCGCCCGTTGGGACGCGGTCGAGACCTCACGGCGCCTGGAGCTTCTGCTCGGGCCCGACCTCCAGTACATCCGGATCAACGGAACGATCGTCGGAGCGCTCGCCGGTCTGGCGCTGCACGGCCTGGCTAGCGTCTAG
- a CDS encoding alpha/beta hydrolase: MGNSRIVDARGSRIHLVEEGDPAGPLILLVHGFPESWYSWRHQIPALAEAGYHVAAIDVRGYGRSSAPIEVSAYGMLQHVNDNLGVVEALDHDSAVVVGHDWGSPIAANSALLRPDVFRAVAMLSVPYSPPSSRRPTEAFKAMGGEEEFYILYFQEPGRAEAEAELDVRYWVLGFLVAASGDAIRAPDGGTIATVRPGGMVRDRFTIPDALPSWLTQQDLDFYVGEFERTGFRGPLNRYRNVDRDWLDLQPWKGRPITVPSLFIGGELDGPTIWGANAISRFPTTLPGLRGSHILSGCGHWVQQERPSEVNDLLLEWLKSL, translated from the coding sequence ATGGGGAACAGCCGCATCGTCGATGCCCGCGGGTCGAGGATTCACCTGGTCGAGGAAGGCGACCCGGCCGGCCCGCTCATCCTGCTGGTGCACGGATTTCCGGAGTCGTGGTACTCGTGGCGTCACCAGATTCCCGCGCTCGCCGAGGCCGGTTACCACGTAGCGGCCATCGACGTTCGAGGGTACGGGAGGTCTTCTGCGCCGATCGAGGTCTCCGCCTACGGCATGCTTCAGCACGTCAACGACAACCTCGGCGTCGTCGAGGCCCTCGACCACGACAGCGCCGTCGTCGTGGGACACGACTGGGGCTCGCCCATCGCAGCTAACTCCGCGTTGCTGAGACCGGACGTCTTCCGGGCGGTGGCCATGCTGAGCGTCCCGTACAGCCCGCCGAGCAGCCGCCGCCCGACCGAGGCTTTCAAGGCGATGGGCGGAGAGGAGGAGTTCTACATCCTCTACTTCCAGGAGCCGGGCAGGGCGGAGGCCGAGGCGGAGCTGGACGTGCGGTACTGGGTGCTCGGATTCCTGGTGGCCGCCTCGGGCGACGCGATCCGGGCTCCCGACGGCGGGACCATCGCGACCGTGCGGCCCGGCGGGATGGTCCGGGACAGGTTCACCATTCCGGATGCGCTGCCCTCGTGGCTCACCCAGCAGGATCTTGATTTCTACGTGGGCGAGTTCGAACGCACCGGATTTCGCGGCCCGCTCAACCGTTACCGGAACGTGGACCGCGACTGGCTCGACCTCCAGCCCTGGAAGGGACGGCCGATCACGGTTCCGTCATTGTTCATCGGAGGTGAGCTTGACGGTCCGACGATCTGGGGCGCGAACGCTATCTCCCGTTTTCCGACGACACTGCCCGGGCTGCGAGGAAGCCACATCCTCTCCGGCTGCGGGCATTGGGTGCAGCAGGAACGTCCGTCCGAGGTCAACGACCTCCTTCTCGAATGGCTGAAGTCGCTATGA